The Lycium ferocissimum isolate CSIRO_LF1 chromosome 1, AGI_CSIRO_Lferr_CH_V1, whole genome shotgun sequence genome includes a region encoding these proteins:
- the LOC132029714 gene encoding uncharacterized protein LOC132029714, whose amino-acid sequence MPDRKCFKCNDTRHFKRNCPRLRQGGQGTQFQAPRAPAPTREEGSYEGNHTQSGSGGHTAGRGGTQPNKGGFQSGRGGHHPNKVGAQTGQVNHSGSQATGGRFIVMPFLAKQRLRAQMQPLQIVIQRRLLDLIFSVRSEFDRFEGELLSMPGRLKIFLILDVYFISDIYDYFK is encoded by the exons ATGCCAGACCGCAAATGTTTCAAGTGTAATGATACGAggcatttcaagagaaattgtcCCAGACTTAGGCAAGGTGGCCAGGGTACTCAATTTCAGGCTCCCAGAGCTCCAGCACCAACTAGAGAGGAAGGATCTTATGAGGGTAACCACACTCAGTCTGGGAGTGGCGGTCACACGGCCGGTAGAGGTGGCACCCAGCCTAACAAAGGCGGGTTTCAGTCTGGTAGAGGCGGACATCATCCCAACAAGGTTGGAGCTCAGACAGGGCAAGTTAATCACAGTGGTTCGCAGGCTACTGGCGGACGATTCATTGTTATGCCTTTCCTGGCAAAACAGAGGCTGAGGGCTCAGATGCAGCCATTACAG attgtgatccagagacgtCTACtcgacctcatatttagcgtgaGGTCGGAATTCGAcagatttgagggtgagctcctatccatgccaggccgcctgaagatctttcttattttggatgtctatttcatttcagacatttatgattatttcaaatag
- the LOC132029719 gene encoding BTB/POZ domain-containing protein At3g56230 encodes MDCSICSAMPFILRPPRNTICVACYDGARTIITLTTNKLDNSENTKGNDNKTVAGLSVSSSNPSIKGFANALKWVKEMKEMEEELNEKLNYLSSFVVAFKDHIHTDILIKPGNDAPSIPAHRALLAARSDIFKNILDSDGCKAPPSHDTITLPELNYDELESLLEFLYSGGLPKEKIEKHVYSLSVAADKYEIPFLQKFCEHQMLGSLNTSNALDVLEISDTCSNLSLKETSLNFIVKNMEDIVFTSRFDAFALKNPHLTVQITRASFIDIKNRRPGV; translated from the exons ATGGATTGTTCAATATGTAGCGCAATGCCATTTATTCTAAGGCCACCGAGGAATACAATATGTGTAGCTTGTTACGACGGAGCCAGAACAATAATTACGTTGACCACCAACAAGCTTGATAACAGTGAAAATACAAAAGGAAATGATAATAAAACAGTAGCTGGACTTTCTGTTTCTTCATCCAATCCATCTATTAAG GGATTTGCAAATGCATTAAAATGGGTGAAAGAAATGAAGGAGATGGAGGAGGAATTAAACGAGAAGCTGAATTATCTTAGTAGTTTTGTTGTTGCCTTTAAAGATCATATTCATACCGATATTTTAATTAAGCCTGGCAATGATGCTCCCTCCATACCAGCCCATAGAGCTCTTCTG GCAGCAAGATCTGATATCTTCAAGAACATATTGGACTCAGATGGGTGCAAAGCTCCACCAAGTCATGACACAATAACCTTGCCTGAACTAAACTACGATGAATTAGAGTCTCTACTAGAGTTCCTCTACAGTGGAGGTTTGCCTAAAGAAAAGATCGAAAAACACGTCTATTCATTGTCAGTTGCAGCAGACAAGTATGAAATCCCCTTTTTACAGAAATTCTGCGAGCACCAAATGTTGGGATCATTGAACACATCGAATGCTCTCGATGTTTTAGAGATTTCGGACACTTGTTCTAACCTGTCTTTAAAGGAGACATCCTTAAACTTCATTGTTAAGAACATGGAGGACATTGTGTTTACATCTAGATTTGATGCATTTGCACTCAAGAACCCTCATCTAACTGTACAGATCACTAGGGCTTCTTTTATAGACATTAAAAATAGAAGGCCTGGTGTTTGA
- the LOC132029727 gene encoding transcription factor bHLH61-like: MVSREQKRGAVLHEKLQLLRSITKSHAISESSIIVDASKYIQELKHKVERLNQDITTTAPHTSNNNATSWPQVEVETLEKGFLVNVYSERSCPGLLVSILEVLEELGLNVLEARVSCTDTFRLQAFGGENEEAIINAQVVTEAVFEAIKNWSESNEQG; this comes from the exons atggtaTCAAGGGAGCAGAAAAGAGGGGCAGTACTGCATGAGAAGTTGCAACTTCTTCGTTCAATCACTAAATCTCATGCT ATTAGTGAAAGCTCAATCATAGTGGATGCATCAAAGTATATTCAAGAATTGAAACACAAAGTGGAAAGGCTTAATCAAGACATTACTACTACTGCCCCTCATACTTCTAATAACAACGCTACTTCATGGCCC CAAGTTGAAGTGGAAACCCTAGAAAAAGGTTTCTTGGTAAATGTATATTCAGAAAGAAGTTGCCCTGGCTTGCTTGTTTCCATATTAGAAGTTCTTGAGGAACTTGGCCTTAACGTGCTCGAAGCTAGGGTTTCTTGCACTGACACCTTTCGTTTACAAGCATTTGGAGGAGAG AATGAAGAAGCTATCATTAATGCCCAAGTGGTGACGGAGGCAGTTTTTGAAGCTATTAAGAACTGGAGTGAAAGCAACGAGCAAGGCTAA